A window of Cryptomeria japonica chromosome 3, Sugi_1.0, whole genome shotgun sequence contains these coding sequences:
- the LOC131064323 gene encoding myb-related protein 308 — protein MTPTPPVELLNRGPWTPEEDILLKKYIEANGVGRWSTLPHKAGLMRCGKSCRLRWMNHLRPNVKRGHISPDEEDLIIRLHNLLGNRWSLIAGRVPGRTDNEVKNYWNTHLSRKLASKSFARSKTVRKSVQGKPGNGGDHQKSKAKATINSLDDHTHQSRSKNQATVNTDATGNYSVPEIPSSDKEKTYPDILENGYKFGGAEAELHSTIENIAQPVIEINMEEDIFLPLTRFEQSISTPESYLDSFMSAWTWFDNSFSENFVPDMNQIH, from the exons ATGACTCCAACTCCCCCGGTTGAACTTCTTAATCGAGGCCCATGGACACCTGAGGAGGATATTCTGTTGAAAAAGTATATTGAAGCTAATGGCGTGGGACGTTGGAGTACTCTTCCCCACAAAGCTG GTTTGATGCGGTGTGGAAAGAGTTGCAGATTGCGTTGGATGAATCATCTGCGCCCAAATGTTAAGCGCGGCCATATTTCCCCAGATGAAGAGGATCTCATCATAAGGCTTCATAATCTGCTGGGTAACCG ATGGTCATTGATCGCAGGGCGAGTGCCCGGAAGAACAGATAATGAGGTAAAGAACTACTGGAATACTCATTTGAGCAGAAAGTTGGCCAGCAAATCGTTTGCACGGAGTAAAACGGTGAGAAAAAGTGTTCAGGGGAAGCCAGGAAATGGTGGGGATCATCAGAAAAGTAAAGCCAAAGCTACCATCAATTCTCTTGACGATCACACGCACCAGTCGAGGTCTAAAAATCAGGCCACCGTCAACACCGATGCCACCGGCAATTACAG TGTGCCAGAGATACCCTCGTCAGATAAGGAGAAGACATATCCAGATATTTTAGAGAATGGCTATAAATTTGGAGGAGCCGAAGCCGAATTGCATAGCACTATAGAAAATATAGCACAGCCGGTTATTGAGATCAATATGGAAGAAGACATTTTTCTACCCTTAACTAGGTTTGAGCAAAGTATTAGCACCCCAGAATCTTATTTAGATTCTTTTATGTCAGCCTGGACATGGTTTGACAATAGCTTTTCGGAGAATTTTGTGCCCGATATGAATCAGATTCATTAG